Below is a genomic region from Pseudomonas frederiksbergensis.
GTGCGCTGGGCATGAAGGTCGAATTGATCGCCCGTTCTTCGCCGCTGAACAAACGGTCGCCGAGACGAACCTCTTGGGTAGTGCGTTGCAAGGCAAGGGTCGCTACATCGCCTTCAGTGGCAATAATCTCGCCGCCACCGATGTCGTCGGCGTTGATCCCCAGAAACTCTTTGCTTTGCGGATCGCTGTAGACCTTGCCCTGACGGAAGATGCCGTACACCGACTGCGCCGGGTCCAGCGTGCCGCGTGCATAGATGCGATCGCCCATGCCGCTGAGCACCCGTTCGGCGTCGCCGGCAACGATGTACGGCGCCTTGTTGAAGTCTTCGACGTTGTCGATGATGCGGTTGCTCAGCAGGAAGCTATTGATGGATCGCAGCGGAATACTAGGAATAGCGTCGGCCATCGGCGTGCTACGCACTTGCGGCGAGAGCTTGAGGGTGCCCCGCGAAGCCCCGCGATTGAGGGTCAGGCGCGGCTGCCCGTTGATATAGACCAGTGACAGCGAGTCACCGGGATAGATCAGGTTGGGGTTTTCGATGTGCGGGTTGGCCTGCCAGAGTTCGGGCCATTTCCAGGGTTCGCGGAGGAATTTCCCGGAGATGTCCCAAAGTGTGTCTCCCGCCACCACCGTGTAATGCTGTGGAAAACCTTCCTTGAGTTGCACTTGTCCGTGTGCGAAACCGGCCGAGACCAGAAGCAGCAAGGCGAGTAGTGATTTCCTCATGCAGTGAATCCCTTTATTATGTGCATTCGCGTAGAACGCCAGAGCCCCCGTGGCTCGCTCCTGGCTCTTCTCAAAAAGAAGGGAGCTACGTTTTACAACGGTAGCCTGCATCTTCGGACCCGCCAGGCAATCGGCCCAGACTTTACTTCACACGTGCAGCAATTACGCTTATGGCTATTTTGAACATCCTCGAATTTCCCGACCCGCGCCTGCGTACTATCGCCAAACCGGTGGCCGTAGTGGACGACGAAGTGCGGCAGTTGGTCGATGATATGTTTGAAACAATGTATGAAGCACCCGGCATCGGCCTCGCGGCGACCCAGGTCAACGTGCACAAACGCATCGTGGTCATGGACCTTTCCGAAGACCGTAGCGAACCGCGGGTGTTCATCAACCCCGAGTTCGAAACCCTGACCGACGAGATGGGTCAGTACCAGGAAGGCTGCCTTTCGGTACCGGGCTTCTACGAAAACGTCGACCGTCCGCAGAAGGTCAAGATCAAGGCCCTGGACCGTGACGGCCAGCCATTTGAACTGATCGCCGAAGAGCTGCTGGCGGTGTGCATTCAGCACGAATGCGACCACCTCAACGGCAAATTGTTCGTCGATTACCTGTCCACGCTCAAACGCGACCGGATCAAGAAGAAGCTGGAAAAGCTCCATCGCCAGAACGCTTGATGCCCTTCCAA
It encodes:
- a CDS encoding LysM peptidoglycan-binding domain-containing protein; this translates as MRKSLLALLLLVSAGFAHGQVQLKEGFPQHYTVVAGDTLWDISGKFLREPWKWPELWQANPHIENPNLIYPGDSLSLVYINGQPRLTLNRGASRGTLKLSPQVRSTPMADAIPSIPLRSINSFLLSNRIIDNVEDFNKAPYIVAGDAERVLSGMGDRIYARGTLDPAQSVYGIFRQGKVYSDPQSKEFLGINADDIGGGEIIATEGDVATLALQRTTQEVRLGDRLFSGEERAINSTFMPSAPTTDIHGLIIDVPRGVTQIGVLDVVTLNKGRRDGLAEGNVLVVMKTGETVRDRVTGEQVKIPDERAGLLMIFRTYEKLSYGLVLNASRSLAVMDKVRNP
- the def gene encoding peptide deformylase, producing MAILNILEFPDPRLRTIAKPVAVVDDEVRQLVDDMFETMYEAPGIGLAATQVNVHKRIVVMDLSEDRSEPRVFINPEFETLTDEMGQYQEGCLSVPGFYENVDRPQKVKIKALDRDGQPFELIAEELLAVCIQHECDHLNGKLFVDYLSTLKRDRIKKKLEKLHRQNA